One part of the Paraglaciecola sp. L3A3 genome encodes these proteins:
- the rplE gene encoding 50S ribosomal protein L5, producing MAKLHDFYKDSVVAELAKQFDYKSVMQVPRIDKITLNMGLGEAVADKKVLENATADMQAIAGQKPIVTVARKSVAGFKIREGYPIGCKVTLRGERMWEFFERLVSIAIPRIRDFRGLNPKSFDGRGNYSMGVREQIIFPEIDFDKVDKIRGMDITITTSAQTDAEAHALLSAFNFPFKK from the coding sequence ATGGCGAAACTGCATGATTTCTATAAAGACTCAGTTGTAGCCGAACTTGCTAAGCAGTTCGATTACAAAAGCGTCATGCAAGTCCCTCGGATTGATAAGATCACTCTAAACATGGGTTTAGGTGAAGCGGTAGCAGACAAGAAGGTATTAGAAAATGCCACGGCTGATATGCAAGCAATTGCAGGTCAAAAGCCTATTGTAACTGTTGCCCGTAAATCTGTAGCGGGCTTTAAAATCCGTGAAGGTTATCCGATTGGCTGTAAAGTAACCCTACGTGGTGAACGTATGTGGGAATTCTTTGAACGTTTAGTTTCAATAGCAATCCCTCGTATCCGCGATTTCCGTGGCTTAAATCCTAAGTCATTCGATGGTCGTGGTAACTATAGCATGGGCGTTCGTGAGCAAATTATCTTCCCTGAAATCGATTTTGATAAAGTGGACAAGATACGCGGTATGGATATCACTATCACTACCAGCGCACAAACCGATGCGGAAGCACACGCTTTATTAAGCGCGTTCAACTTCCCGTTTAAAAAGTAA
- the rpsH gene encoding 30S ribosomal protein S8 encodes MSMQDPIADMFTRVRNGQMASKVSVSMPSSKVRVAIAAVLKEEGYVTDFAVSGDVKPVLEVTLKYFEGKKVIESIERVSRPGLRIYKKKDELPKVMGGLGVAIVSTSKGVMTDRAARKAGMGGEIIGYVA; translated from the coding sequence ATGAGTATGCAAGATCCTATCGCGGATATGTTTACCCGCGTACGTAACGGCCAGATGGCTAGCAAGGTATCTGTATCTATGCCGTCTTCTAAAGTTCGTGTTGCAATTGCAGCAGTACTTAAAGAAGAAGGTTATGTAACAGACTTCGCTGTTTCTGGTGACGTTAAGCCTGTATTAGAAGTTACTTTAAAGTACTTCGAAGGCAAAAAAGTAATCGAGAGCATTGAGCGCGTAAGTCGCCCTGGTCTTCGCATCTATAAGAAAAAAGATGAGTTGCCAAAAGTTATGGGTGGTTTAGGTGTGGCTATCGTGTCTACCTCTAAAGGTGTGATGACTGACCGTGCAGCGCGTAAAGCGGGCATGGGTGGTGAGATCATCGGCTACGTAGCGTAA
- the rplO gene encoding 50S ribosomal protein L15 has translation MRLNTLAPAPGAKNSGKRVGRGMGSGLGKTGGRGHKGQKSRSGGSVKPGFEGGQMPIQRRLPKFGFTSRKSLVSDQVTLGEIAKVEGDVVSLETLKAAGLVKKEMLFVKVLKSGEISRAVTISGLKVTKGALEAIKAAGGKVEE, from the coding sequence ATGAGACTTAATACTCTTGCTCCTGCACCTGGAGCGAAAAATTCTGGTAAACGTGTGGGTCGTGGTATGGGCTCTGGTCTTGGAAAAACTGGTGGCCGTGGTCACAAAGGTCAAAAGTCTCGCTCAGGCGGTTCTGTAAAACCTGGTTTTGAAGGCGGGCAAATGCCAATCCAGCGTCGTCTACCGAAGTTCGGTTTCACATCTCGTAAGTCTTTGGTTTCTGACCAAGTGACTTTGGGTGAAATTGCCAAGGTAGAAGGTGATGTGGTTTCACTTGAAACTTTAAAAGCAGCAGGTCTTGTTAAAAAAGAAATGTTGTTCGTTAAAGTTTTAAAAAGTGGTGAAATCTCACGTGCTGTAACGATTAGTGGTTTAAAGGTAACAAAAGGCGCACTTGAAGCAATCAAGGCGGCTGGCGGTAAAGTAGAGGAATAG
- the rpsE gene encoding 30S ribosomal protein S5, with product MAKVEAQQQGDLLEKLIAVNRVSKVVKGGRIFSFTALTVVGDGNGRVGFGYGKAREVPAAIQKAMEKARRNLVTVDLNGNTLQHPIKGRHSGSKVYMQPASEGTGIIAGGAMRAVLEVSGVQNVLSKCYGSTNPINVVRATINALTEMNSPESVAAKRGLSVSQILG from the coding sequence ATGGCTAAAGTAGAAGCTCAACAACAAGGTGACTTGTTGGAAAAACTAATCGCTGTAAACCGTGTATCTAAAGTAGTTAAAGGTGGTCGTATCTTTAGCTTCACTGCTTTGACAGTAGTAGGTGACGGTAATGGTCGTGTTGGTTTTGGTTACGGTAAAGCACGTGAAGTGCCTGCTGCTATCCAAAAAGCTATGGAAAAAGCACGTCGCAATCTTGTGACTGTTGATCTTAATGGCAACACGCTACAGCATCCGATTAAAGGTCGTCACTCAGGCTCTAAAGTTTACATGCAGCCTGCATCTGAAGGTACTGGTATTATTGCCGGTGGTGCGATGCGTGCAGTACTTGAAGTGTCTGGTGTACAAAACGTACTTTCAAAATGTTACGGATCTACCAATCCAATTAACGTTGTTCGTGCAACTATCAACGCGTTGACAGAAATGAATTCGCCTGAGTCAGTAGCCGCGAAACGTGGATTGTCTGTATCGCAGATTTTGGGGTAA
- the rplR gene encoding 50S ribosomal protein L18, with product MNKKSARLRRATRARKKISELAAHRLVVNRTPRHIYAQLIAPSGSEVLASASTVETELASSLKGTGNSAAAAAIGKAIAERAMEKGIKSVAFDRSGFKYHGRVKALADAAREAGLQF from the coding sequence ATGAATAAAAAATCAGCTCGTTTACGTCGCGCTACTCGTGCACGTAAAAAAATTAGTGAATTGGCCGCGCATCGCTTGGTTGTTAATCGCACCCCGCGTCACATTTATGCTCAGTTAATCGCTCCAAGCGGTTCTGAAGTATTGGCGTCGGCATCAACAGTTGAAACTGAACTAGCTAGTAGCCTTAAAGGTACTGGTAATTCAGCAGCAGCAGCAGCTATTGGTAAAGCGATCGCTGAACGCGCTATGGAAAAAGGCATCAAGTCAGTTGCTTTTGATCGTAGTGGGTTTAAGTATCATGGTCGTGTTAAAGCATTGGCTGATGCAGCTCGCGAAGCTGGTCTTCAGTTCTAG
- the rpsN gene encoding 30S ribosomal protein S14 — protein sequence MAKESMKAREVKRAKLVAKYAVKRAALKATISDVNSSDEERWDAVLKLQQLPRDSSVSRKRNRCNITGRPHGFLRKFGMSRIKLREAAMRGEVPGLKKASW from the coding sequence ATGGCAAAAGAATCAATGAAAGCGCGCGAAGTAAAACGCGCCAAGCTAGTTGCTAAGTACGCGGTAAAACGCGCTGCGCTTAAAGCAACTATCAGCGATGTCAACTCTTCTGATGAAGAACGTTGGGACGCTGTTCTTAAGCTACAACAACTACCACGTGACTCATCTGTAAGTCGTAAGCGTAATCGCTGCAACATTACAGGTCGTCCACATGGTTTCCTACGCAAGTTTGGCATGAGTCGTATCAAGTTGCGTGAAGCAGCTATGCGCGGTGAAGTGCCTGGCTTGAAAAAAGCCAGTTGGTAA
- the rplF gene encoding 50S ribosomal protein L6, producing MSRIAKAPVDVLSGVEVSIAGQEITVKGKNGTLTRVFNEAVEVVQADAQLTVAPREGAVNGWAQAGTARSLLNNMIVGVAEGFEKKLLLNGVGYRAQAQGKKLNLTLGFSHPVAYEMPEGISVETPSQTEIVVKGVDKQLIGQVAANIRAYRPPEPYKGKGVRYADEVVRRKEAKKK from the coding sequence ATGTCACGTATAGCAAAAGCTCCTGTCGATGTCTTATCTGGCGTAGAAGTTTCTATCGCTGGTCAAGAAATCACAGTTAAAGGTAAAAATGGCACGCTAACTCGTGTATTTAATGAAGCTGTAGAAGTTGTACAAGCTGACGCACAACTAACTGTTGCTCCTCGTGAAGGTGCAGTAAATGGTTGGGCTCAAGCAGGTACCGCCCGCTCTTTGTTAAACAACATGATTGTTGGAGTAGCTGAAGGTTTTGAGAAAAAATTATTGTTGAATGGTGTTGGTTACCGTGCTCAAGCACAAGGTAAAAAACTAAATTTAACTTTAGGTTTTTCACATCCTGTTGCATATGAAATGCCTGAAGGTATTTCTGTTGAAACTCCTAGTCAAACTGAAATCGTCGTCAAAGGCGTTGATAAGCAGTTAATAGGTCAGGTTGCAGCTAACATTCGTGCATATCGTCCGCCAGAGCCTTATAAAGGTAAGGGTGTTCGTTACGCAGATGAAGTTGTGCGTCGCAAAGAAGCTAAGAAAAAGTAG
- the rpmD gene encoding 50S ribosomal protein L30: MMTKMIKVKQTKSSIGRLPKHKATLTGLGLRRIGHVRELEDTPSVRGMINRVFYMVEVVEE, translated from the coding sequence ATCATGACTAAGATGATTAAAGTAAAGCAAACGAAAAGTTCAATCGGTCGTCTACCTAAGCATAAAGCTACGCTTACTGGTTTAGGTTTACGTCGCATCGGTCATGTTCGTGAGCTAGAAGACACCCCTTCTGTCCGTGGCATGATCAACCGTGTATTTTACATGGTTGAAGTAGTGGAGGAGTAA
- the rplX gene encoding 50S ribosomal protein L24 — MANKIRRDDEIIVLAGKDKGKQGKVLKVIPGTDRLIVEGVNLIKKHQKPNPQAGVAGGIIEKEASIHVSNVAIYNAKAGKADRIGFRLEGEKKVRFFKSDGELV, encoded by the coding sequence ATGGCTAATAAAATTCGTCGTGATGATGAAATCATCGTTTTAGCGGGTAAAGACAAAGGAAAACAAGGCAAAGTGCTTAAAGTTATCCCTGGTACTGACCGTTTAATCGTTGAAGGTGTGAACTTAATCAAAAAACATCAGAAACCAAACCCTCAAGCGGGCGTTGCTGGTGGAATAATTGAGAAAGAAGCATCAATTCACGTATCAAATGTAGCGATCTACAACGCGAAAGCGGGTAAAGCAGATCGTATAGGTTTCCGTCTTGAAGGTGAGAAGAAAGTTCGTTTCTTCAAATCAGACGGCGAACTAGTTTAA
- the rplN gene encoding 50S ribosomal protein L14: MIQMQTNLDVADNSGARRVQCIKVLGGSHRRYAHIGDIIKVTVKEAIPRGKVKKGDVLTAVVVRTRKGVRRPDGSSIRFDSNAAVLLNANKQPIGTRIFGPVTRELRVNNMKIVSLAPEVL, encoded by the coding sequence ATGATCCAAATGCAAACTAACCTGGATGTAGCCGATAATTCCGGCGCTCGCAGGGTTCAGTGTATTAAGGTTCTTGGTGGCTCGCATCGCCGTTATGCACATATTGGTGACATCATTAAAGTTACTGTTAAGGAAGCAATTCCTCGCGGTAAAGTAAAAAAAGGTGATGTACTAACTGCAGTGGTGGTGCGTACTAGAAAAGGCGTACGTCGTCCAGACGGATCTTCAATCCGTTTTGATAGCAACGCAGCTGTTTTGCTTAATGCAAACAAGCAACCGATTGGTACGCGTATCTTTGGTCCGGTTACTCGTGAGCTTCGTGTGAATAACATGAAGATTGTCTCGTTAGCCCCTGAGGTACTATAA